From a single Mesorhizobium shangrilense genomic region:
- a CDS encoding LLM class flavin-dependent oxidoreductase: MELGLYTFADVSPEPGLDAVGPYERLRNLIEEVELADQVGLDVFGLGEHHRPDYAASAPVVALAAAAERTKRIKLTSAVTVLSSDDPVRVFQQFATLDLLSGGRAEIMAGRGSFIESFPLFGYNLEDYDELFAEKLDLLLAIRDSVKVTWSGNLRSPINDRGVYPRPFQDRLPVWIAIGGTPQSAARAGALGLPLALAIIGGEPARFAPLFDVYREAAKRAGSDPAGLATSINVHGFIAETTERAADDFYGPQAEVMNRIGRERGWGLTSRAHFDQSRGPKGALFVGNPEQVAEKIVAQHKIFGNDRFLLQMAIGTMPHAKIMKAIELYGTRVAPIVRRETAKATPAVAAPAA, from the coding sequence ATGGAACTCGGTCTCTACACTTTCGCTGACGTCAGCCCGGAACCGGGCCTCGATGCAGTCGGCCCCTATGAGCGGCTGCGCAACCTGATCGAGGAGGTCGAACTGGCCGATCAGGTCGGGCTCGACGTTTTTGGGCTGGGCGAGCACCATCGCCCCGACTATGCCGCTTCCGCGCCAGTCGTGGCTCTGGCCGCGGCAGCCGAGCGCACCAAGCGCATCAAGCTCACCAGCGCCGTCACGGTGCTGTCTTCCGACGATCCGGTTCGCGTCTTCCAGCAATTCGCGACGCTCGACCTTCTGTCAGGCGGACGGGCCGAGATCATGGCCGGACGCGGCTCGTTCATCGAGTCCTTCCCGCTGTTCGGCTACAATCTCGAGGATTATGACGAGCTGTTCGCCGAAAAACTCGACCTGCTGCTTGCCATCCGCGACAGCGTGAAGGTGACGTGGTCCGGCAATCTGCGTTCCCCGATCAACGATCGCGGCGTCTATCCGCGTCCCTTCCAGGACAGGTTGCCGGTGTGGATCGCGATTGGCGGCACGCCGCAATCGGCCGCTCGCGCCGGCGCGCTCGGCCTGCCCTTGGCGCTTGCCATCATTGGCGGTGAGCCGGCGCGGTTCGCGCCGTTGTTCGATGTCTACCGGGAGGCGGCCAAGCGGGCCGGCAGTGACCCGGCGGGACTAGCCACCAGCATCAATGTGCACGGCTTCATCGCCGAGACGACGGAACGGGCGGCTGATGATTTCTACGGCCCGCAGGCCGAAGTGATGAACCGCATAGGCCGCGAGCGTGGCTGGGGCCTGACGTCGCGGGCCCATTTCGACCAGTCGCGTGGCCCGAAGGGCGCGCTGTTCGTCGGCAATCCCGAACAGGTGGCCGAGAAGATCGTCGCCCAGCACAAGATCTTCGGCAACGACCGATTTCTGTTGCAGATGGCGATCGGCACCATGCCGCACGCCAAGATCATGAAGGCGATCGAACTCTACGGCACCAGGGTGGCGCCGATCGTGCGCAGGGAAACGGCAAAGGCCACTCCCGCCGTGGCCGCCCCGGCCGCCTGA